In a genomic window of Anaerotignum faecicola:
- a CDS encoding aspartate carbamoyltransferase regulatory subunit yields MKVTAVNNGVVIDHITAGKCMKLYQFLDLDHVDATIALIKNAPSQKMGKKDIIKIDTELELDLDALGYIDPNVTINIVKDGVCVKKVHPQLPERLTNIIQCKNPRCITSVEQEIPHIFKLTDREKGEYRCIYCESKAKN; encoded by the coding sequence ATGAAGGTAACCGCAGTGAATAACGGTGTGGTCATTGACCATATCACCGCAGGCAAATGTATGAAGCTGTATCAGTTTCTGGATTTAGACCACGTTGATGCAACCATTGCGCTGATTAAAAATGCGCCCAGCCAGAAAATGGGCAAAAAGGATATCATTAAAATTGATACCGAGCTGGAACTGGATTTGGATGCGCTGGGCTATATTGACCCCAACGTAACCATCAATATCGTAAAGGACGGCGTTTGTGTGAAAAAGGTACATCCGCAGCTGCCCGAACGGCTGACGAATATCATCCAGTGCAAAAACCCTCGCTGCATCACCTCTGTGGAGCAGGAGATTCCCCATATCTTCAAGCTGACAGACAGGGAAAAGGGCGAATATCGCTGCATTTACTGCGAATCCAAGGCAAAAAATTAA
- the pyrB gene encoding aspartate carbamoyltransferase gives MRSLIDIVDLTVEEIDDLITTANDIIANPDKYAEKCHRKKLATLFFEPSTRTRLSFEAAMLELGGSVIGFSGASNSSASKGESVSDTVRVVGCYADIIAMRHPKEGAPMIASMRSPVPIINAGDGGHNHPTQTLADLLTIQREKGSFENLTIGMCGDLKFGRTVHSLIHAMRRYKGVKFILISPEELKVPEYIIQELDHEGIPYEETTSLEDAMPSLDILYMTRVQQERFFNEADYVRLKDSYILNPDKLATAKKDLCIMHPLPRVNEISVAVDDDPRACYFKQVLNGKYIRMALILKLLEVA, from the coding sequence ATGAGAAGCCTCATTGATATTGTAGACCTGACGGTAGAAGAAATCGATGATTTGATTACCACCGCCAATGATATTATTGCAAATCCCGATAAATATGCAGAAAAGTGCCACCGCAAAAAACTGGCGACGCTCTTTTTTGAGCCTTCCACCCGTACGCGTCTGAGCTTTGAAGCGGCTATGCTGGAGCTTGGCGGCAGTGTGATTGGCTTCTCCGGTGCAAGCAACAGCTCCGCCTCCAAGGGCGAAAGCGTTTCCGATACGGTGCGTGTGGTTGGCTGCTATGCCGATATCATTGCCATGCGCCACCCCAAAGAGGGCGCACCTATGATTGCATCCATGCGCTCTCCGGTGCCTATCATCAATGCCGGGGACGGCGGACATAATCACCCTACCCAGACCTTGGCTGACCTCTTGACGATTCAGCGGGAAAAGGGCTCCTTTGAAAACCTGACCATCGGGATGTGCGGTGACCTGAAATTCGGCAGAACCGTACATTCTCTGATTCATGCCATGCGCCGTTATAAAGGTGTGAAATTCATCCTGATTTCCCCTGAGGAGCTGAAGGTTCCGGAATACATCATTCAGGAATTAGACCATGAGGGCATCCCCTATGAGGAAACCACAAGCCTTGAGGATGCAATGCCCTCTCTGGATATTCTCTATATGACAAGGGTACAGCAGGAACGCTTCTTCAACGAAGCGGACTATGTCCGTCTGAAGGATAGCTATATTCTGAATCCGGATAAGCTGGCAACCGCAAAAAAGGATCTCTGCATCATGCACCCTCTGCCCCGTGTCAATGAAATTTCCGTTGCAGTGGATGATGACCCCAGAGCCTGCTATTTCAAGCAGGTGCTGAACGGCAAATATATTCGCATGGCTTTGATTCTGAAATTACTGGAGGTGGCGTAA
- the pyrE gene encoding orotate phosphoribosyltransferase, with protein MNIKEQIAKDLLSIGAVFLRPEDPFTWASGIKSPIYCDNRLTLTSVEVRNHVENALAETIKREYPDAEVLMGTSTAGIAHAAITAHLLDLPMGYVRSGAKDHGRHNQIEGRLEKGQKVVVVEDLISTAGSCIEVVNVLREAGAEVLGVVSIFTYGLQKGLDRLAEANVKNVSLSNFDAVAEVAAKEGYIKESDIARLLKFRSNPSDESWREM; from the coding sequence ATGAATATCAAAGAACAGATTGCAAAAGACCTGCTGTCCATCGGTGCAGTTTTCCTGCGTCCCGAAGACCCCTTCACATGGGCAAGCGGCATCAAAAGCCCCATTTACTGCGATAACAGACTGACACTGACCTCTGTAGAGGTAAGAAATCATGTAGAAAATGCTCTGGCAGAAACCATCAAAAGAGAATACCCCGATGCCGAGGTACTGATGGGTACCTCCACCGCAGGCATTGCCCATGCTGCCATCACAGCACATCTGCTTGACCTGCCCATGGGATATGTTCGCTCCGGCGCAAAGGATCATGGCAGACATAACCAGATTGAAGGCAGACTGGAAAAGGGACAGAAGGTTGTTGTTGTAGAAGACCTGATTTCTACCGCAGGCAGCTGTATCGAGGTTGTAAACGTGCTGCGTGAAGCAGGCGCAGAGGTTCTGGGTGTTGTCAGCATCTTCACCTATGGCCTGCAGAAGGGTCTGGACAGACTGGCAGAAGCAAATGTAAAAAATGTAAGCCTTTCCAATTTTGATGCTGTGGCAGAGGTTGCCGCAAAGGAAGGCTATATCAAGGAATCCGACATCGCACGTCTGCTGAAATTCCGCAGTAACCCGAGCGATGAAAGCTGGAGGGAGATGTAA
- the pyrF gene encoding orotidine-5'-phosphate decarboxylase, with amino-acid sequence MSKDVIIACDFNSKADLMTFLDKFENEDRKPFLKVGMELFYAEGPAIVKEIKARGHKIFLDLKLHDIPNTVKKAMAVLSALDVDICNLHAAGTAAMMEAALEGLTRADGTRPLLIAVTQLTSTSEERMQKDLLIDRPLDEVVMHYAKNAKDAGLDGVVCSPLEAGKVKAVCGDAFLTVTPGVRFADGEVGDQVRVTTPAKARELGSDYIVVGRPITQAADPVQAYHRCIREFLGGEVE; translated from the coding sequence ATGAGTAAGGATGTAATCATTGCCTGCGATTTTAACAGCAAGGCAGATTTGATGACATTTTTAGATAAATTTGAAAACGAAGACAGAAAGCCTTTCTTAAAGGTCGGCATGGAGCTGTTCTATGCGGAAGGCCCTGCCATCGTAAAGGAAATCAAGGCAAGAGGACATAAGATTTTCTTGGATCTCAAGCTGCATGATATCCCCAATACCGTAAAAAAAGCCATGGCGGTTCTCTCTGCTCTGGATGTAGATATCTGCAACCTTCATGCGGCAGGTACAGCGGCAATGATGGAAGCAGCTCTGGAAGGCTTGACAAGAGCGGATGGCACACGTCCCCTGCTCATTGCCGTAACACAGCTGACCTCTACCAGCGAGGAACGAATGCAGAAAGACCTTCTGATTGACCGCCCTCTGGATGAGGTTGTTATGCACTATGCAAAAAATGCGAAGGATGCCGGTCTGGACGGCGTTGTTTGCTCCCCTTTGGAGGCAGGCAAGGTAAAAGCGGTCTGCGGCGATGCCTTCCTCACCGTAACCCCCGGCGTACGCTTTGCCGATGGTGAGGTAGGCGATCAGGTGCGTGTGACGACACCTGCAAAGGCAAGAGAACTTGGCTCTGATTACATCGTGGTCGGCAGACCTATCACACAGGCGGCTGACCCCGTTCAGGCATATCACAGATGTATTCGCGAATTTTTAGGAGGAGAAGTAGAATGA
- a CDS encoding dihydroorotate dehydrogenase, with protein sequence MVNTKVTLSGITLDNPVIPASGTFGYGYEFAELYDINILGTFSFKGTTREPRFGNPTPRIAECTAGMINSVGLQNPGVEKVISEELPKLKKCFHKPVIANVSGFSIEEYAETCALLDKEPQVGILEVNVSCPNVHHGGMSFGTDPAAAAAVTKAVKAVTSKPVYIKLTPNVTDIVSIAKACEEAGADGIALINTMMGMRIDLKTKKPVIANKMGGFSGSAIFPVAVRMVYQVSEAVNIPVIGMGGVSSAEDVIEMMLAGATAVEIGAANLVDPFICKKIIEDLPRVMEKYNIKDLNDIIGGAHK encoded by the coding sequence ATGGTAAACACAAAGGTGACACTCAGCGGCATCACGCTGGATAACCCCGTCATTCCTGCCAGCGGTACCTTCGGCTACGGCTATGAATTTGCAGAGCTTTACGATATCAATATTCTCGGTACCTTCTCTTTTAAGGGAACAACAAGGGAGCCGCGCTTTGGCAACCCCACCCCCCGTATCGCAGAATGTACCGCAGGAATGATTAACTCTGTCGGTCTGCAGAACCCCGGCGTAGAGAAGGTTATTTCCGAGGAACTGCCTAAGCTGAAAAAATGCTTTCATAAGCCTGTGATTGCCAATGTCAGCGGCTTTTCCATCGAGGAATACGCAGAAACCTGTGCTTTATTAGATAAGGAACCGCAGGTCGGGATTCTGGAGGTCAATGTATCCTGCCCGAATGTACATCATGGCGGCATGAGCTTTGGCACAGACCCTGCGGCGGCTGCGGCAGTCACTAAGGCAGTCAAGGCAGTTACCTCAAAGCCTGTCTATATCAAGCTGACCCCTAACGTAACCGATATTGTTTCCATTGCAAAGGCGTGCGAGGAAGCCGGTGCAGATGGGATTGCCCTCATCAACACAATGATGGGTATGCGGATTGATTTGAAAACCAAAAAGCCCGTCATTGCCAATAAAATGGGCGGCTTTTCCGGCAGTGCCATCTTCCCCGTTGCTGTTCGCATGGTCTATCAGGTGTCTGAGGCAGTCAACATTCCTGTGATTGGCATGGGCGGCGTTTCCTCTGCGGAGGATGTCATTGAAATGATGCTTGCCGGTGCAACTGCCGTAGAAATCGGTGCGGCAAATCTGGTTGACCCCTTCATCTGCAAAAAAATCATCGAGGATTTGCCTCGTGTTATGGAAAAATACAATATCAAGGATTTAAACGACATCATTGGAGGTGCCCATAAATGA
- a CDS encoding dihydroorotate dehydrogenase electron transfer subunit yields MKQSVFKIQSNERLTESVCKMVLAGDTSAITAAGQFVNIQLKGFFLRRPISVCDYDENTLTILYKIVGKGTEAMSKMKAPHKLDILTGLGNGYDTSKSGDKPLLIGGGVGVPPMYRLAKNLLAEGKKPIVILGFNTKDEIFYAEEFKALGAEVHIATADGSVGTKGFVTDVVKTIPDYTYFYTCGPEPMLKALSAATKTSGQLSFEERMGCGFGACMGCSCKTKYGNKRICKDGPVLVKEEIIW; encoded by the coding sequence TTGAAACAATCTGTTTTTAAAATACAAAGCAATGAAAGGCTGACCGAAAGCGTCTGCAAAATGGTTCTGGCAGGGGATACCTCTGCCATTACCGCCGCAGGTCAGTTTGTGAATATTCAATTAAAAGGCTTTTTTCTGCGCCGCCCCATTTCCGTCTGCGATTATGACGAAAACACACTGACGATTCTTTATAAAATCGTTGGCAAAGGCACAGAGGCCATGAGCAAAATGAAAGCCCCCCATAAGCTGGACATTCTGACAGGATTAGGCAATGGCTACGATACCTCCAAGAGCGGAGACAAGCCCCTGCTGATTGGCGGCGGCGTAGGCGTTCCCCCGATGTATCGTCTAGCGAAAAATCTGCTTGCGGAGGGGAAAAAGCCCATCGTCATTCTCGGCTTTAATACAAAGGACGAAATCTTCTATGCAGAAGAATTTAAAGCACTGGGCGCAGAAGTGCATATCGCAACGGCAGACGGCTCTGTCGGCACAAAGGGCTTCGTTACGGATGTGGTGAAAACCATTCCCGATTACACCTATTTCTATACCTGCGGTCCCGAACCCATGCTGAAAGCCCTTTCCGCTGCCACCAAAACAAGCGGTCAGCTCAGCTTTGAAGAACGCATGGGCTGCGGCTTTGGTGCCTGCATGGGCTGCTCCTGCAAAACAAAATACGGCAATAAGCGCATCTGCAAGGATGGCCCCGTTCTGGTAAAGGAGGAAATTATATGGTAA